The Streptomyces sp. NBC_00440 genome contains a region encoding:
- a CDS encoding winged helix-turn-helix transcriptional regulator — translation MDVSEVVEDQVTARPAADVNRAMCPSRLILEHVTSRWGVLVLAALLERSYRFSELRRQVGGVSEKMLAQTLQTLERDGFVDRDAKPVIPPRVDYSLTPLGREAAEQVWGLARWTEQRIDEVATAREAYDRARS, via the coding sequence ATGGACGTAAGTGAAGTGGTGGAAGACCAGGTGACGGCCCGGCCTGCGGCCGACGTCAACCGGGCGATGTGTCCCTCGCGCCTGATCCTGGAGCACGTCACCAGCCGCTGGGGTGTGCTCGTCCTCGCCGCGCTCCTGGAACGGTCGTACCGCTTCAGCGAGCTGCGCCGGCAGGTGGGCGGGGTCAGCGAGAAGATGCTCGCCCAGACGCTGCAGACACTGGAGCGGGACGGCTTCGTGGACCGCGACGCCAAACCCGTCATCCCGCCGCGCGTCGACTACTCGCTCACGCCGCTCGGCAGGGAGGCCGCCGAGCAGGTGTGGGGGCTCGCCCGGTGGACCGAGCAGCGGATCGACGAGGTGGCCACGGCCCGCGAGGCATACGACAGGGCCCGGTCCTGA